The Phormidium ambiguum IAM M-71 genome window below encodes:
- a CDS encoding group II intron reverse transcriptase/maturase, which translates to LPCVAQFNTVSFSFVRLLRVMQSVVKNALEPEWEAVFEDNSYGFRPGRSCQDAIEQSFLRVQKGRDKWVLEADIKGFFDNIAHEAILDSISHFPQRELIRGWLKAGFMFQGKINPTELGTPQGGVISPLLANIGLHGLEKYIKSTNPKLGIVRYADDFIVTARDKGSLEKAQIQIQQWMRERGLELSSEKTVITSMSDGFDFLGFNLRHYSGKLLTKPSKKKVLTFCKRIGEEIKRLNGQEQEGVIRKLNPILRGFANYYKGGVSKETFSYISHRVWQYLWRWARRRHPNKSKKWVKNRYFKTIQNNRWTFACESERRRKRVLLTLYPIAKTPIERHIKVKGSASPDDPSLKEYWDKRHQKKGKSYWEKGSKYYEVAKLQNWKCPICGEPLINGEEVETHHIVPVAKGGLDDTDNLQHLHAACHKQVHSKPKLKGLK; encoded by the coding sequence CTTCCCTGTGTTGCACAATTTAACACAGTCTCGTTTTCTTTTGTCCGACTACTTAGAGTCATGCAATCAGTAGTGAAAAACGCACTAGAACCCGAATGGGAGGCAGTGTTTGAAGACAACTCATACGGCTTCAGACCCGGTAGAAGTTGTCAAGATGCAATAGAACAATCCTTCTTAAGGGTACAAAAAGGCAGAGACAAATGGGTTTTAGAAGCTGATATCAAAGGTTTCTTCGACAACATTGCCCATGAAGCCATTCTCGACAGTATTAGTCATTTTCCACAAAGGGAGCTAATAAGAGGATGGTTAAAAGCTGGATTCATGTTCCAAGGGAAAATCAACCCAACTGAACTTGGCACGCCACAAGGAGGGGTAATATCGCCACTCCTAGCCAACATAGGATTGCATGGACTCGAAAAGTACATAAAGTCCACCAACCCGAAACTTGGCATAGTGAGATACGCTGATGACTTTATAGTTACAGCTAGGGACAAAGGAAGTCTCGAAAAAGCACAAATCCAGATACAGCAGTGGATGAGAGAAAGAGGCTTAGAACTCAGTTCTGAGAAGACAGTAATTACGTCAATGTCAGATGGTTTCGACTTCCTTGGCTTTAACCTAAGACACTATAGCGGTAAACTGCTAACCAAACCATCCAAGAAGAAAGTATTAACTTTCTGTAAACGGATAGGAGAGGAAATCAAACGTCTGAATGGTCAAGAGCAAGAGGGAGTCATTAGAAAACTGAATCCTATTCTCAGGGGTTTTGCTAACTATTACAAAGGTGGAGTTAGCAAAGAAACTTTCAGCTATATCTCACACCGAGTATGGCAATACCTTTGGCGTTGGGCAAGGCGTAGACACCCCAACAAAAGCAAAAAGTGGGTGAAAAACCGTTACTTTAAGACCATCCAAAATAATCGATGGACGTTCGCTTGCGAAAGCGAACGCCGTAGGAAAAGGGTATTACTCACCCTGTATCCTATCGCAAAGACACCCATTGAAAGACACATAAAGGTTAAAGGTAGCGCGTCACCAGATGACCCCTCCCTAAAAGAATATTGGGATAAACGACACCAAAAGAAAGGGAAATCATACTGGGAGAAAGGCTCGAAATATTATGAAGTAGCCAAACTCCAAAATTGGAAATGTCCCATCTGCGGTGAACCATTAATCAATGGGGAAGAGGTCGAAACCCACCACATAGTACCTGTAGCTAAAGGCGGTCTAGACGACACAGACAACCTACAGCACTTACACGCAGCGTGTCACAAGCAGGTACATTCAAAACCCAAGTTGAAAGGCTTGAAGTAA
- a CDS encoding Uma2 family endonuclease, giving the protein MIQTSKTLTFEEYLTYDDGTDNRYELVDGELVMVPLPTADHSDVIDLLSKTFLLEIEKLGNPWIVKHDVGTYVGIKKETGKERSRTPDLCVITSEQWNEVKANKKAAAVLKTPPLLIVEVVSPGDKRTDYKEKEFEYKNAGVREYWIIDLLKSKITVLSLVNGDYQKTEFTNNQLIISGIFPELSLSTQKVLSV; this is encoded by the coding sequence ATGATTCAAACATCTAAAACCCTTACTTTTGAGGAGTATCTTACCTACGATGACGGGACAGATAATCGTTATGAACTTGTGGATGGAGAACTGGTAATGGTTCCCCTACCAACTGCTGACCATTCGGATGTTATCGATTTATTGTCTAAAACTTTCTTACTTGAAATTGAAAAGTTAGGGAATCCCTGGATTGTTAAACACGATGTTGGGACTTATGTAGGCATTAAGAAAGAAACCGGAAAAGAACGCTCTCGCACTCCTGACTTATGTGTGATTACGAGCGAACAGTGGAATGAAGTTAAAGCTAATAAAAAAGCAGCAGCAGTCTTAAAAACTCCACCCTTGTTAATTGTGGAAGTAGTAAGCCCTGGTGACAAAAGAACTGATTACAAAGAGAAAGAATTTGAGTATAAAAATGCCGGAGTCCGCGAGTATTGGATTATTGACTTGCTTAAGTCTAAAATCACCGTACTGTCTCTAGTCAATGGGGACTATCAGAAAACTGAATTTACCAACAATCAGTTAATAATATCTGGGATATTTCCTGAATTGAGCTTGAGCACCCAAAAAGTTTTATCAGTTTGA
- a CDS encoding Panacea domain-containing protein produces the protein MTILSCHDVAKYFLTKVDPLAGDLVSNLKLQKLVYYAQGLHLALYEEPLFPEPIEAWPHGPVIPVLYHAYKQYGNAAIERPQDVDFSRYDDRIRNLLDEVYSFFGQFSAWKLRDMTHEEDPWKNAPTNGVINLQLMKEYFKAWLKRHPAIKAVSTSQQAEMVQKFATLASEWELEVAGCSFVAEKYSHPAYQQIIEMGPAVIPLLLRELEIRPNHWFEALRAITGANPIQPEQRGRIKQMAQAWLNWGREHGYQWFG, from the coding sequence ATGACTATACTTAGCTGTCACGACGTAGCAAAATACTTCCTCACCAAAGTAGACCCATTAGCTGGTGACTTAGTTTCTAATTTGAAACTGCAAAAGCTGGTTTACTACGCCCAAGGTCTTCATTTAGCTCTATACGAGGAACCCCTATTTCCCGAACCTATTGAAGCATGGCCGCACGGCCCTGTCATACCCGTGTTGTATCATGCTTACAAACAATATGGTAACGCTGCTATCGAACGCCCTCAAGACGTTGATTTTTCTCGTTATGACGATAGGATACGTAACCTGTTAGATGAAGTTTACTCTTTCTTCGGTCAATTCTCAGCGTGGAAACTGCGAGACATGACTCATGAAGAAGACCCTTGGAAAAATGCTCCCACAAATGGAGTCATCAATTTACAGTTAATGAAAGAGTATTTCAAAGCATGGTTAAAACGGCATCCAGCAATCAAAGCAGTTTCAACTTCACAGCAAGCAGAGATGGTGCAAAAATTTGCAACCCTGGCTTCCGAGTGGGAGTTAGAAGTTGCAGGCTGCTCATTCGTTGCTGAAAAATACAGCCATCCTGCCTATCAGCAGATTATAGAAATGGGACCTGCGGTCATCCCTTTACTGCTAAGAGAACTCGAAATTAGACCCAATCATTGGTTTGAGGCACTAAGAGCCATTACAGGTGCAAATCCCATCCAACCAGAACAACGCGGCAGAATCAAGCAAATGGCACAAGCTTGGCTCAACTGGGGCAGAGAACACGGCTATCAATGGTTTGGTTAA
- a CDS encoding DUF7689 domain-containing protein has protein sequence MVSRIDSWIATYCPSLSPGSYQITSPNTPDYNCIAWAALEDDRWWDPTDPDQYWPDGVPRELTLEAFIQAYQTIGYVHCDSVEFESGFQKIAIYTKPAGEPDGVPTHVVRQLPNGRWTSKLGNLEDIEHELDGLRGFYYGAVAQILKRPIGA, from the coding sequence GTGGTATCTAGAATAGATTCTTGGATTGCAACTTATTGTCCTTCCTTATCTCCTGGTTCTTATCAAATTACTAGTCCCAACACCCCAGATTATAACTGCATTGCTTGGGCTGCTTTAGAAGACGATCGCTGGTGGGACCCGACAGATCCAGATCAATATTGGCCGGATGGAGTGCCGAGGGAATTAACATTAGAAGCTTTTATTCAGGCTTACCAAACTATTGGTTATGTGCATTGCGATAGTGTTGAATTTGAATCGGGATTTCAAAAAATAGCAATATATACCAAGCCTGCTGGTGAGCCAGATGGTGTGCCAACTCATGTAGTCAGACAGTTGCCAAACGGTAGATGGACTAGCAAATTGGGGAACCTTGAAGATATTGAACACGAACTTGATGGACTGAGAGGTTTTTACTATGGAGCAGTAGCACAAATATTAAAACGACCTATCGGAGCTTGA